Proteins encoded within one genomic window of Brassica rapa cultivar Chiifu-401-42 chromosome A09, CAAS_Brap_v3.01, whole genome shotgun sequence:
- the LOC103841523 gene encoding staphylococcal-like nuclease CAN1 produces the protein MGNAIRLLYRKCCSDDKPHGVSALSRDLLSFEATSQVPEELGSYVVSSIKAQANWYGKILEAWKQAKPRPQTDEEAARLVITTLKGHKKADVEGLLSFYRLPSPGKLDEIPNESPVSVSEGLKFELLTLPVDQKSVADGDTVTVYVTSTDPIVSSTLPKEVSLAAAKRAKARENKNYTEADALHKKIIASGYRMINVQNKEVLAKKFRIRLRGIDAPESKMPFGKESHDELLKMVEGKSLKVLVYAEDRYGRCVGDIYCNGKFVQEVMLKKGLAWHYLAYDKRPELAKWENEAKQKRIGLWAAKNPEKPWEWRKNKRGGN, from the exons ATGGGCAACGCTATTAGGTTACTCTACCGGAAATGTTGCAGCGACGATAAGCCTCACGGCGTTTCAGCTCTTTCACGTGATCTCCTTAGCTTCGAGGCCACTTCTCAG GTTCCTGAAGAGCTTGGAAGTTATGTTGTGTCTTCTATAAAGGCTCAAGCAAACTG GTATGGAAAGATACTTGAGGCCTGGAAGCAAGCCAAGCCTCGGCCTCAGACCGATGAGGAAGCTGCAAGGCTTGTTATCACGACTCTAAAGGGGCATAAGAAAGCTGATGTTGAG GGACTTTTGTCTTTCTATAGACTCCCTTCGCCTGGTAAGCTCGATGAGATCCCTAATGAATCACCTGTGTCTGTATCTGAAGGACTTAAATTTGAGCTTCTAACGCTTCCG GTGGATCAAAAATCTGTGGCAGATGGAGATACTGTTACTGTGTATGTTACTAGCACAGATCCAATTGTGTCATCTACACTTCCTAAGGAAGTGAGTCTTGCAGCGGCTAAAAGAGCTAAAGCCCGTGAGAACAAGAATTACACAGAAGCAGATGCACTTCACAAGAAGATCATAGCTTCGGGTTACAG GATGATAAATGTTCAGAATAAGGAAGTGCTTGCTAAAAAGTTCAGAATAAGACTAAG GGGAATTGATGCACCTGAGAGTAAAATGCCTTTTGGAAAAGAGTCACATGATGAGCTACTTAAGATGGTTGAAGGTAAAAGCTTGAAGGTGTTAGTCTATGCAGAGGATCGATATGGAAGATGTGTAGGAGATATATACTGCAATGGAAAGTTTGTACAAGAAGTTATGTTAAAGAAAGGTCTTGCTTGGCACTATCTAGCCTATGACAAGCGTCCAGAGCTTGCAAAG TGGGAAAATGAGGCTAAGCAGAAGCGTATTGGCTTGTGGGCGGCTAAAAATCCAGAGAAGCCATGGGAGTGGAGAAAGAACAAACGTGGAGGAAACTAA
- the LOC103841524 gene encoding protein LURP-one-related 14 encodes MPKNKKTEWQVGDPAISVVSGQFCNPYPMDLMVKRKVQNFSKDHYQVFDPSGNLLLQIDGQAFGFNRKRVMRDPAGFTILTMRQKGITLKNKWEVHGGESKEKEDLLFTAQQSLAVSLKTSLDVFLAENNNVKKGSTCDFHASGGYSNISFKVFKSDALIAGVTHKFTWGSFCKGKYNFRVRVNPEVDYAFIIALLVMVDDNENWC; translated from the exons ATGCCAAAGAATAAGAAAACAGAATGGCAAGTGGGAGATCCTGCAATAAGCGTAGTGAGTGGTCAGTTCTGTAATCCATACCCTATGGATCTAATGGTGAAGAGGAAAGTTCAGAATTTCTCAAAAGATCATTACCAAGTGTTTGATCCAAGTGGGAATCTACTCCTGCAAATTGATGGACAGGCTTTTGGGTTTAACCGTAAAAGGGTTATGCGTGATCCTGCTGGTTTCACAATCCTCACAATGCGCCAAAAG gGGATTACGTTGAAGAATAAATGGGAGGTGCATGGAGGAGAGAGCAAAGAGAAAGAAGACTTGTTGTTCACGGCACAGCAATCTTTAGCTGTGTCGTTGAAAACATCTTTGGATGTTTTCTTGGCTGAGAATAATAATGTCAAGAAGGGCAGTACTTGTGATTTTCATGCTTCTGGTGGATACTCGAATATTTCATTCAAAGTTTTCAAATCGGATGCTCTCATTGCAGGG GTGACACATAAGTTTACATGGGGAAGTTTCTGCAAAGGGAAATATAATTTCAGGGTGAGAGTGAATCCAGAGGTGGATTATGCTTTTATCATTGCTTTGCTTGTTATGGTTGATGACAATGAGAATTGGTGTTAG
- the LOC103841525 gene encoding alpha-soluble NSF attachment protein 2, which translates to MGDHLVRAEEFEKKAEKKLNGWGIFGSKHEDAADLLEKAANSYKLAKSWDLAGKAYLKVADCHLKSDSKHDAANAYAEAAKCYKKVDTNEAASCLERAVNIFCEIGRLNMAARYYKEIAEYYEADQKIEQAIDYFEKAAEFFQNEEVTTSANQCNLKVAQYASQLEQYEKAIKIYEEIARHSLGNNLLKYGVKGHLLNAGMCHLCKADVVSITNALEKYQDLDPTFTGTRECKFLSDLASAIDEEDIAKFTDVVKEFDSMTPLDSWKTTMLLRVKEKLKAKELEEDDLT; encoded by the exons ATGGGGGATCATCTGGTGAGAGCGGAGGAATTTGAGAAGAAAGCAGAGAAGAAGCTCAACGGATGGGGAATCTTCGGATCTAAGCACGAGGATGCTGCCGATCTCCTCGAGAAAGCTGCTAATTCCTACAAACTCGCCAAATCAT GGGATCTAGCTGGAAAGGCTTATCTTAAAGTTGCCGACTGTCACTTAAAG TCGGATAGCAAACATGATGCTGCCAACGCCTATGCAGAAGCTGCTAAATGCTACAAGAAAGTTGACACTAATG AGGCTGCATCTTGTCTAGAGCGAGCAGTGAATATTTTCTGCGAGATAGGGAGGCTCAACATGGCTGCCAGATACTACAAG GAAATTGCAGAGTATTATGAAGCAGACCAGAAGATAGAGCAGGCTATTGATTACTTTGAAAAGGCAGCTGAGTTTTTTCAAAATGAAGAAGTGACCACTTCTGCAAACCAGTGCAATCTAAAGGTCGCACAATATGCTTCTCAGTTGGAGCA ATATGAGAAGGCAATCAAGATTTATGAAGAAATAGCACGCCATTCACTCGGCAATAACTTGCTTAAGTATGGAGTTAAGGGCCATCTTCTCAATGCTGGCATGTGCCACCTTTGCAAAGCTGATGTTGTTTCCATCACCAACGCTCTGGAGAAATATcag GATCTGGATCCAACTTTTACTGGAACACGAGAATGCAAATTCTTATCT GACCTTGCTTCTGCTATCGATGAAGAAGACATCGCAAAGTTCACAGACGTTGTGAAGGAATTTGATAGCATGACTCCGCTG GACTCATGGAAGACAACTATGTTGTTGAGGGTGAAGGAGAAGCTGAAGGCAAAGGAGCTTGAAGAGGATGATCTTACCTAA
- the LOC103841529 gene encoding amino acid transporter AVT6C, producing MSPPIKTPLLPKQEPSSEKHGSTSGVVFNVSTSIIGAGIMSMPAAFKVLGVIPALLIITIIGWLSTISVGFLMKSTLAGEATTYAGVMKESFGKTGSVAVQVATMVATFGCMVIFSIIIGDVLSGNDNGGSVHIGVLQEWFGSHWWNTRIFALLFTNIFILLPLVLCRRVERLAFSSAISFLLAVLFVIISSVLAISALMKGQTKNPRLFPDLTSGGSFWNLFTASPVIVTAFTFHFNVHPIGFELKDPLHVIPATKISVILCAAIYFATGLFGYLLFGDATMSDILVNFDESSGSSIGSLLNDIVRLSYALHLMLVFPLMNFSLRANLDELMFPTMKPSLAKDTKRFVGLTLALLICCFLSAIAVPDIWYFFQFLGSTTTVSIAFIFPAAIVLRNVHGVSTSREKIVAAIMLVLAVATSIVAISTNLYSLTSN from the exons ATGTCTCCTCCGATCAAAACTCCTCTCTTGCCAAAGCAAGAACCGTCTTCCGAGAAACATGGCTCTACCTCCGGCGTCGTTTTCAACGTGTCGACGAGTATAATCGGAGCCGGTATAATGTCGATGCCGGCGGCGTTTAAGGTTCTCGGAGTAATCCCAGCTCTTTTGATCATCACGATCATCGGTTGGCTCTCCACAATCTCTGTTGGGTTTCTTATGAAATCAACTCTCGCCGGAGAAGCGACCACGTACGCCGGAGTTATGAAAGAGTCTTTCGGAAAGACAGGTTCTGTCGCTGTGCAGGTTGCTACAATGGTTGCTACTTTTGGATGCATGGTTATCTTCTCGATCATTATAG GAGATGTGCTCTCCGGTAATGACAATGGAGGATCTGTTCATATTGGAGTTTTGCAAGAATGGTTTGGTTCTCACTGGTGGAACACGAGGATCTTCGCTCTGTTATTTACCAACATCTTCATCTTGCTTCCATTGGTCTTGTGCAGACGTGTAGAAAGACTTGCGTTTAGTTCTGCCATATCGTTTCTTCTTGCTGTGCTATTTGTCATCATAAGCTCGGTGCTAGCGATCTCCGCCTTGATGAAAGGCCAAACAAAGAACCCGAGACTTTTTCCGGATTTAACCAGTGGAGGATCATTCTGGAATCTCTTCACAGCTTCTCCTGTTATAGTAACCGCCTTCACATTTCATTTCAACG TTCATCCAATTGGATTCGAGCTGAAGGATCCTTTACATGTGATCCCAGCAACTAAGATCTCTGTGATCTTGTGCGCTGCAATCTACTTCGCCACTGGACTCTTTGGATATCTCCTGTTTGGAGATGCAACGATGTCTGATATTCTAGTGAACTTCGACGAGAGTTCTGGCTCTTCCATTGGTTCTCTTCTCAATGACATCGTTAGACTCAGCTACGCTCTTCACCTCATGCTCGTCTTTCCTCTCATGAACTTCTCATTGAGAGCAAACCTCGACGAGCTCATGTTCCCAACGATGAAGCCGTCATTGGCAAAAGACACAAAAAGATTTGTTGGACTTACTCTAGCGTTACTGATCTGCTGTTTCTTGTCTGCGATCGCTGTGCCGGACATTTGGTACTTCTTTCAGTTCTTGGGATCAACCACCACAGTTTCCATTGCGTTCATATTCCCAGCCGCCATTGTTTTAAG GAATGTCCATGGTGTATCGACCTCAAGGGAGAAGATTGTAGCTGCGATTATGCTGGTACTTGCTGTTGCCACTAGCATCGTCGCCATCTCGACGAATTTATACAGTCTCACATCAAACTga